The Pyrenophora tritici-repentis strain M4 chromosome 10, whole genome shotgun sequence genome contains a region encoding:
- a CDS encoding TadD, Flp pilus assembly protein TadD, with product MFNKQEIPRWLLAAAQLLVCEGGGRGADIGDAPARAAVDEAESELVKWVTESIQALGAAFPGGNYQMWEQCTVLLPHLKEVAGHRTGKKEDLMKQAESVLRAGWCLLLRDIRERVLGQGHPDTLTSVSELGLVWESQGKYEEAEAMHCRALEGYEEVLGREHPDTPTSVSELGLVLESQGKYEEAEAMHCRALEEYEEVLGREHPDTPTSVSELGLVWESQGKYEEAEAMHCRALEGYEEVLGREHPDTPTSVSELGLVWESQGKYEEAEAMHCRALEGYEEVLGQGHPDTLTSVSRLRNNQSIDMIDSYIG from the exons ATGTTTAACAAGCAAGAGATTCCGCGCTGGCTGCT CGCTGCTGCTCAGCTTCTCGTTTGTGAGGGCGGAGGTCGGGGAGCAGACATTGGCGATGCACCGGCTCGTGCAGCTGTCGATGAGGCGGAGAGCGAGCTGGTCAAGTGGGTGACGGAATCGATACAAGCGCTGGGCGCGGCGTTTCCAGGCGGGAATTACCAGATGTGGGAGCAGTGCACAGTGCTGCTGCCGCACCTAAAAGAGGTCGCTGGCCATAGAACAGGGAAGAAGGAGGACCTAATGAAGCAGGCCGAGAGTGTTCTTCGTGCAGGATGGTGTCTGCTCCTCAGGG ACATCCGGGAGAGGGTGCTTGGGCAAGGTCACCCAGACACGCTCACCAgcgtcagcgagcttgggttagtgtgggaaagccagggaaagtacgaggaggccgaagcgaTGCACTGTCGAGCGCTGGAAGGATACGAGGAGGTGCTTGGGCGAGAGCACCCAGATACGCCCACAAgcgtcagcgagcttgggttagtgttggaaagccagggaaagtacgaggaggccgaagcgatgcactgtcgagcgctggaagaatacgagGAGGTGCTTGGGCGAGAGCACCCAGATACGCCCACAAgcgtcagcgagcttgggttagtgtgggaaagccagggaaagtacgaggaggccgaagcgaTGCACTGTCGAGCGCTGGAAGGATACGAGGAGGTGCTTGGGCGAGAGCACCCAGATACGCCCACAAgcgtcagcgagcttgggttagtgtgggaaagccagggaaagtacgaggaggccgaagcgaTGCATTGTCGAGCGCTGGAAGGATACGAGGAGGTGCTTGGGCAAGGTCACCCAGACACGCTCACCAGCGTcagcagactccgcaacaatcaatcgattgacatgattgattcctatataggttaa